In the Helianthus annuus cultivar XRQ/B chromosome 11, HanXRQr2.0-SUNRISE, whole genome shotgun sequence genome, one interval contains:
- the LOC110889535 gene encoding histone acetyltransferase HAC1, whose translation MAMRGRGGPNPNRPPENAALPAEASCSGTKSGKANIKGVSMIELFTPKQVREHISGLRQWVGQSKAKVEKNQALEHSMSENSCQLCAVEKLTFEPPPIYCTPCGARIKRYAMFYTVGAGDTRHYFCILCYNESRGDAINVAGTNILKARLEKKKNDEETEEWWVQCDKCEAWQHQICALFNDRRNDGGQAEYTCPNCYVEEVERGERSPLPESAVLGAKDLPRTILSDHIESRLFAKLKQERLERARVHGKSYDEVPGAESLVVRVVSSVDKKLEVKPRFLEIFQDENYPAEFEYKSKVVLLFQKIEGVEVCLFRMYVQEFGSECEQPNHRRVYLSYLDSVKYFRPEIRAVTEEALRTFVYHEILIGYLEYCKLRGFTSCYIWACPPLKGEDYILYCHPEIQKTPKSDKLREWYLSMLRKASKENIVVGLTNLYDRFFVSTGECKAKVTAARLPYFDGDYWPGAAEDMIHQIRQEDLLLMPRLGDSISPMKEDFIMVHLQHACTHCCILMVSGNRWVCNQCKKFQICDSCYEVEQKLEDRERHPINHREKHPLYPIEINDVPEDTKDKDEILESEFFDTRQAFLSLCQGNHYQYDTLRRAKHSSMMVLYHLHNPTTPAFVTTCNRCHNDIETGQGWRCDVCPDYDVCNSCYHKDGDIDHPHKLTPHTSIAERDAQNKEARQQRVVQLRKMLDLLVHVSQCRSPVCQYPNCRKVKGLFRHGINCKVRASGGCVLCKKMWYLLQLHARACKESQCHVPRCRDLKEHLRRLQQRSDSRRRAAVMEMMRQRAAEVAGGSG comes from the exons ATGGCAATGAGAGGAAGGGGTGGTCCTAATCCCAACCGTCCACCGGAAAATGCAGCACTTCCGGCTGAAGCTTCTTGTTCCGGAACCAAATCGGGGAAAGCAAATATAAAGGGAGTATCAATGATAGAGTTATTTACCCCAAAGCAGGTTCGGGAGCATATCTCTGGTCTCAGGCAGTGGGTTGGCCAG AGCAAAGCAAAAGTAGAAAAGAATCAAGCTCTGGAACACTCGATGAGCGAGAATTCATGTCAACTATGTGCAGTTGAAAAGCTCACTTTTGAACCACCACCTATATATTGTACACCTTGTGGTGCTCGTATTAAAAGATATGCAATGTTTTACACTGTTGGCGCTGGTGATACCCGTCACTACTTCTGTATCCTTTGCTACAATGAATCCCGTGGAGACGCTATTAACGTTGCCGGAACTAATATATTGAAAGCTAGATTAGAGAAAAAGAAAAACGATGAGGAAACTGAAGAATGG TGGGTTCAATGTGACAAGTGTGAAGCATGGCAACATCAAATATGTGCGTTGTTTAATGATAGAAGAAATGACGGTGGACAAGCAGAATACACGTGTCCAAATTGTTATGTAGAAGAAGTTGAAAGAGGAGAGAGAAGTCCCTTACCGGAGAGTGCTGTACTCGGAGCAAAAGATTTACCGAGAACCATTCTTAGTGATCATATCGAGAGCAGGTTGTTTGCAAAACTGAAACAAGAGAGACTAGAGCGAGCTAGGGTCCATGGTAAAAGTTATGACGAG GTTCCAGGAGCGGAATCACTTGTTGTCAGAGTTGTATCATCCGTGGACAAGAAATTGGAAGTCAAACCGCGATTTCTTGAGATCTTTCAAGATGAAAATTACCCTGCTGAATTTGAATACAAGTCTAAG GTAGTTTTATTGTTTCAGAAAATCGAAGGAGTTGAAGTATGTCTTTTCAGGATGTATGTTCAAGAATTTGGATCAGAGTGTGAGCAGCCAAATCATCGCCGTGTGTATCTTTCATATTTGGATTCAGTCAAGTACTTTAGGCCCGAGATTAGGGCGGTCACAGAGGAGGCTCTCCGTACATTTGTATATCATGAAATTCTG ATAGGTTACCTAGAATATTGCAAATTACGCGGTTTCACAAGTTGCTATATATGGGCTTGCCCTCCATTAAAGGGTGAAGATTATATATTGTATTGTCATCCCGAAATTCAGAAGACACCAAAATCTGATAAACTAAGAGAATG GTATTTGTCGATGTTGAGGAAGGCTTCGAAGGAAAATATTGTAGTTGGTCTTACTAATCTGTATGATCGTTTTTTTGTATCTACTGGTGAATGTAAAGCTAAGGTAACCGCAGCTCGATTACCCTACTTTGACGGAGACTATTGGCCAGGTGCCGCTGAAGATATGATTCATCAGATTCGTCAAGAAGATCTGCTACTGATGCCTCGG CTTGGTGATTCAATTTCTCCAATGAAGGAAGATTTCATTATGGTTCATTTGCAGCATGCGTGCACTCATTGCTGTATTCTTATGGTATCTGGAAATCGTTGGGTCTGCAATCAGTGCAAAAAGTTTCAGATCTGTGATAG TTGTTATGAAGTTGAACAAAAACTCGAGGATAGGGAGAGGCATCCTATCAATCATAGGGAGAAACATCCGCTTTATCCA ATTGAAATTAACGATGTCCCGGAAGATACCAAAGATAAAGACGAGATTCTCGAGAGTGAATTTTTCGACACACGTCAGGCTTTTCTTAGCCTTTGTCAAGGAAACCACTATCAATACGATACACTTCGTCGTGCAAAACATTCATCAATGATGGTGTTGTACCATCTTCATAACCCAACCACACCTGCGTTTGTGACAACGTGCAACCGATGTCATAACGATATAGAAACAGGACAAGGTTGGCGCTGCGATGTTTGTCCCGACTATGATGTCTGCAATTCCTGCTATCACAAAGACGGAGACATTGATCATCCTCATAAGTTGACACCTCATACCTCCATTGCTGAGCGCGATGCACAAAATAAAGAAGCTCGCCAACAACGTGTTGTACAg CTTAGGAAAATGCTTGATCTTCTGGTACATGTATCTCAGTGTCGGTCCCCTGTTTGCCAGTATCCAAACTGTAGAAAGGTAAAGGGACTTTTCCGACACGGGATTAATTGCAAAGTACGCGCTTCTGGTGGCTGTGTTCTTTGCAAGAAAATGTGGTATCTTCTTCAACTTCATGCTCGCGCATGTAAAGAATCCCAATGTCATGTACCGCGCTGCAG AGATCTAAAGGAACATTTGAGAAGGCTCCAACAAAGGTCCGACAGTAGGCGGAGGGCTGCGGTAATGGAGATGATGAGGCAGCGTGCGGCTGAGGTTGCTGGCGGAAGCGGATGA